A region from the Ammospiza caudacuta isolate bAmmCau1 chromosome 4, bAmmCau1.pri, whole genome shotgun sequence genome encodes:
- the C4H4orf33 gene encoding UPF0462 protein C4orf33 homolog isoform X1, translating into MEFLIEHTWDGLPVSHEPVSIGLRPDNAGLLMEIRAPFFNEPPAPPGEPGKPFGGLWDYEVVEAFFLSDRSEQYLEVELCPSDACETHVCHGQYLLLLLSGRRKAWKEQLPLEFEVTRMETRWEGKALLPWSYFPPCTDKFNAFAIHGSGEERKYEALYPVPPHQVQEGQEPDFHCLEFFKDLNLKELTGADWKQPESDIWKSLTK; encoded by the exons ATGGAATTCCTCATTGAGCACACCTGGGATGGTTTGCCTGTGAGCCACGAGCCGGTTTCAATTGGGCTGAGGCCGGATAATGCAGGATTGCTGATGGAAATTCGGGCTCCTTTCTTTAATGAGCCTCCAGCACCTCCCGGAGAGCCAGGGAAACCTTTTGGTGGGCTCTGGGACTATGAGG ttgtagAAGCATTCTTTCTGAGTGACAGAAGTGAGCAGTATTTGGAAGTTGAGCTGTGTCC TTCTGATGCTTGTGAGACACATGTATG CCATGGGCAGTActtactgctgctgctttctggcaGAAGAAAAGCATGGAAA GAACAACTTCCTTTGGAGTTTGAGGTGACCAGAATGGAAACCAGATGGGAGGGTAAAGCTCTTCTCCCTTGGAGTTATTTCCCACCATGCACTGACAAGTTCAATGCATTTGCAATTCATGGCTcgggagaggagagaaaatatgAAGCACTTTATCCTGTGCCTCCACACCAAGTGCAGGAAGGACAGGAACCAGATTT TCATTGTTTGGAGTTTTTCAAAGACTTGAACCTGAAAGAACTAACAGGAGCAGACTGGAAGCAGCCTGAATCAGATATATGGAAATCTCTCACTAAATGA
- the C4H4orf33 gene encoding UPF0462 protein C4orf33 homolog isoform X2: protein MEFLIEHTWDGLPVSHEPVSIGLRPDNAGLLMEIRAPFFNEPPAPPGEPGKPFGGLWDYEVVEAFFLSDRSEQYLEVELCPHGQYLLLLLSGRRKAWKEQLPLEFEVTRMETRWEGKALLPWSYFPPCTDKFNAFAIHGSGEERKYEALYPVPPHQVQEGQEPDFHCLEFFKDLNLKELTGADWKQPESDIWKSLTK, encoded by the exons ATGGAATTCCTCATTGAGCACACCTGGGATGGTTTGCCTGTGAGCCACGAGCCGGTTTCAATTGGGCTGAGGCCGGATAATGCAGGATTGCTGATGGAAATTCGGGCTCCTTTCTTTAATGAGCCTCCAGCACCTCCCGGAGAGCCAGGGAAACCTTTTGGTGGGCTCTGGGACTATGAGG ttgtagAAGCATTCTTTCTGAGTGACAGAAGTGAGCAGTATTTGGAAGTTGAGCTGTGTCC CCATGGGCAGTActtactgctgctgctttctggcaGAAGAAAAGCATGGAAA GAACAACTTCCTTTGGAGTTTGAGGTGACCAGAATGGAAACCAGATGGGAGGGTAAAGCTCTTCTCCCTTGGAGTTATTTCCCACCATGCACTGACAAGTTCAATGCATTTGCAATTCATGGCTcgggagaggagagaaaatatgAAGCACTTTATCCTGTGCCTCCACACCAAGTGCAGGAAGGACAGGAACCAGATTT TCATTGTTTGGAGTTTTTCAAAGACTTGAACCTGAAAGAACTAACAGGAGCAGACTGGAAGCAGCCTGAATCAGATATATGGAAATCTCTCACTAAATGA